The proteins below are encoded in one region of Belonocnema kinseyi isolate 2016_QV_RU_SX_M_011 chromosome 1, B_treatae_v1, whole genome shotgun sequence:
- the LOC117180412 gene encoding serine/arginine-rich splicing factor 7-like, which translates to MPQMGKRKREDSQKRILKELQKLKKKIKKSEKKRRRRDRSLTSSTSSSDASHESKRRKVTRFRSPFESRSCQERHPRGTSRQTSPSQEQGGRRHPRDAPSGGSPSGSTITKSDSRSVSRGRSTDSSSRSPSSESKLRGTPRRNGSPTKTSGRRDPQEDLDPS; encoded by the coding sequence ATGCCGCAAATgggaaaaaggaaaagagaagaCTCACAGAAGAGAATCCTGAAAGAGCTACAAAAGCTCAAGAAGAAGATAAAGAAAAGTGAGAAAAAGCGCAGGAGACGCGACCGATCTTTGACTTCCTCGACGTCCAGCTCTGACGCTTCTCACGAATCAAAAAGGAGGAAAGTAACCAGATTCAGGAGTCCATTCGAAAGCCGAAGCTGTCAAGAGCGTCATCCTCGAGGTACGTCCCGTCAAACTTCTCCTTCACAAGAGCAGGGCGGAAGGCGTCACCCGAGAGATGCGCCGAGCGGAGGTTCGCCTTCAGGCAGCACTATAACTAAAAGTGACTCACGAAGCGTGTCCCGGGGTCGCTCAACAGACAGCTCAAGCAGGAGCCCTTCCTCAGAAAGTAAGCTGCGAGGTACGCCCCGCAGAAATGGCTCTCCAACCAAGACCAGCGGAAGGCGTGACCCGCAAGAGGATCTTGATCCCTCCTAA